The proteins below are encoded in one region of Paenibacillus albus:
- a CDS encoding FUSC family protein: MKLSLERLTRLGLTLQIGKTALASTLSWWLATHLSFNNYPYFAPLAAILTVQVTVADSLDKAMQRTMGIVLGVIVSLFIGQWLTIGPLSIFLVILIGMTISNALHLNYQIASQVAVSSLLVLAFGHKQGYAFDRIVETIIGCAVAVGINALILPPNAIPSAEASLIQLSKRAASTLDAFDKLYRQEDSPLHADKEVESLIHETGMSLQQMQLAKQSQKYSPFRAKATTRLEVIAYGMNQLEKVTLQIRGIRRSLIELREMEEYRIEYPRIEQIFEAFAATALCIDHFGVSIIHASTDSSERQLSYVERAQSLQLACLHGMTSVQSPLVLREIGGILTDLNRIVQEVSSSDMEPA; this comes from the coding sequence ATGAAGCTTAGCTTGGAGAGGCTGACACGCCTCGGTTTAACCCTGCAGATCGGGAAAACGGCTCTAGCTTCCACCTTATCCTGGTGGCTGGCAACCCATCTATCGTTCAACAACTACCCGTACTTTGCTCCACTGGCCGCCATTCTTACGGTGCAAGTGACCGTTGCCGATTCGCTTGATAAAGCGATGCAGCGCACCATGGGAATCGTTCTAGGCGTTATCGTTAGTTTATTCATCGGGCAATGGCTGACAATAGGACCTCTGTCGATATTTCTGGTCATCCTGATCGGAATGACGATATCTAATGCTCTGCATTTAAATTACCAAATCGCTTCACAAGTGGCCGTCAGCTCGCTCCTGGTACTTGCTTTTGGACACAAACAAGGCTATGCCTTCGACAGAATCGTAGAAACAATCATCGGCTGCGCGGTCGCCGTCGGGATTAATGCGCTCATTCTTCCGCCGAATGCCATCCCAAGCGCGGAAGCTTCACTTATTCAACTTAGTAAACGCGCCGCTTCAACGCTCGACGCTTTCGACAAGTTATACCGCCAGGAGGACAGTCCGCTGCATGCCGACAAAGAAGTAGAGAGTTTAATTCATGAAACGGGAATGAGCTTGCAGCAGATGCAACTGGCTAAGCAAAGTCAGAAATACAGTCCTTTCCGCGCCAAAGCGACCACCCGATTGGAAGTGATCGCTTACGGAATGAACCAGTTGGAGAAAGTAACCCTTCAAATTCGGGGAATACGCCGGAGCTTAATTGAGCTGCGAGAAATGGAGGAGTACAGAATCGAATACCCGAGAATCGAGCAGATTTTCGAGGCGTTCGCAGCAACAGCGTTGTGCATCGACCATTTTGGCGTATCGATCATTCACGCATCTACTGACAGCAGTGAAAGACAGCTTAGTTATGTGGAACGTGCGCAATCCTTGCAGCTTGCCTGTTTGCATGGCATGACCAGCGTACAATCGCCCCTCGTGCTTCGGGAGATCGGAGGCATCTTAACGGATTTAAACCGCATCGTACAAGAAGTATCATCCTCTGACATGGAACCTGCATAG
- a CDS encoding dihydrofolate reductase family protein — MRKLVMFMHVSLDGYASDSNGGLGWIPYNEELQKYADEVVAEVGVPVYGLATYRLMESYWPTLLDDPDATKHDIEHATWLQGVQKVVISSTLNKVEWNNTTLIKDNIAEEIKALKEQPGKDLVIFGSPGASKTLLELGLIDEFLLTICPVVLGSGKSVFDGSEKIKLKLLSSRALQSGIIATRYELEK; from the coding sequence ATGAGAAAGCTCGTAATGTTCATGCATGTGTCGCTGGACGGTTATGCGTCGGATTCGAACGGAGGTCTTGGTTGGATTCCATATAACGAAGAATTGCAGAAGTATGCTGACGAAGTTGTAGCCGAAGTCGGAGTTCCCGTCTACGGACTCGCAACGTATCGCTTGATGGAGAGCTACTGGCCAACGCTGCTGGACGATCCGGATGCGACGAAGCACGATATCGAGCATGCGACTTGGCTGCAAGGGGTTCAGAAAGTCGTCATTTCCAGCACGCTGAACAAGGTGGAATGGAACAATACGACGCTGATCAAGGACAATATCGCAGAGGAAATCAAGGCACTCAAGGAGCAGCCTGGCAAGGATCTTGTTATCTTCGGCAGTCCGGGAGCGTCGAAGACATTACTTGAGCTCGGCCTGATTGACGAATTCCTGCTTACCATATGCCCGGTTGTTCTCGGCAGCGGCAAATCTGTATTCGACGGCAGCGAGAAAATCAAGCTCAAGCTGCTGTCCAGCCGAGCGCTCCAGTCAGGCATTATTGCGACTCGCTATGAATTAGAGAAATAA